CCTTGCCGGGATCCCGCCGTTCTCCGGGTTCCTCGGCAAACTCAGCCTCTTCCAGGCGGGCGTGGCGACCAACGCCGTCCTGCCCGGCGTGCTGGTCGCGGCCGGGGCGGTGACCAGTCTGCTCACCCTCTACGTGGCGTCCCGGGTGTGGAACATCGCCTTCTGGCGGGCGCCGCGGCTGGCCACCACCGAGCCGGTGGTGCGCCTACCGGCGCTGATGGTCGGCGCGACCGTCGCCCTGGTGGCGCTCGGCCTGACGCTGACCGTGGCCGCCGGTCCGCTCTTCGAGGTCACCGCGGACGCCGCCACCGACCTGCTGGCGCGGACCCCGTACCTGCGGGCCGTCTTCCCGGAGGGGACGCCGTGACGGGCGATCCGCGTTCGGCCGACCGTCCACGGGGCCGGGTGCGGCACTGGCGGGACCAGCTGATCACGTGCGGCTGGCTGACGCTGGTCTGGAACCTGCTGTGGGGCGAGTTCTCCTGGGGCAACCTGCTCGGCGGACTACTGGTGGCCGCCGTCGTGCTGGTGTTCTTCCCGCTGCCGCCGGTCACCTTCGGCGGCCGGGTGCGTCCCGGTGCGCTGCTGGCCTTCGTGCTCCGCTTCGTCGCCGAGCTGGTGACGGCCAGCCTGCACATCGCCCGGATCGCGGTGCAGCCGGGCTACCTGCCGCGCGCGGCGATCCTCGCGGTACGGCTGCGGGTGCGGACCGACCTGAACCTCGCACTCACCGCCGAGGCGGTCTCGATGGTGCCGGGCACGCTCGTGCTCGAGGTGGACCGCGAACGCGGAGTGCTCTACGTCCACGTGCTCGACGTGCGGACGCCCCGGGACCTGGCGGCGGGGCGGCGGCAGGTGCTGACCGTCGAGCGACGGATCGTCCGCGCGGTGGGCTCCGCCGCCGAACTGCGCCAGCTGGACCAGCCCGTCGAGGAGGAGAGATGACCGTCGTCCTGGCCGTCGTCCTGACCGTTCTGTTCTCGGTGACCGCGCTGGCGGCGCTGATCCGGCTCTATCGGGGCCCGTCCCTGTTGGACCGGGTGGTCGCCGCCGACGTGCTGCTCGCCACGATGGTCGGCGCGGTCGCCGCCGAGGCGGCGGTGAACCGGCACGCCGCCACACTGCCGGTGCTGGTGGTGCTCGCGCTGCTGGGCTTCGTCGGCACGGTCTCGCTGGTGCGCTTCGCCGTCCGGGGTGACCGCTGATGGCCACCGTCGCCGACTGGCTGGCGGCGGTCTTCCTGGTGGCCGGCGCGCTGCTCGGCCTGGCCGCCGGGATCGGGGTGCTGCGCTTCCCCGACGTGCTGGATCGGATGCACGCCGCCACCAAGCCGCAGACGCTGGGCGTGCTTCTTCTGCTGACCGGGTTGGTGCTGCGACTGCGTTCCCCGGCGGCCCTGGGGGTGATCGTGTTGGTGGGGCTCTTCCAACTGGCCACCGCGCCGGTTGCGGCACAGATGATCGGTCGCGCCGCGTACCGGTCCAACCGTTTCGACCGAACCCTCCTCGACGCCGACGAGCTGGCCGGAAGGGCCCCTCACCAACGCCTCCGGTAGGTGAATGCTCCCTTCCCGACGCCCCTGCGGCGCATCGCGTCCGGGCAGGGTGGCGCTGGCTCGCGTCGTGCCGGACGGGGAGAAATCCGCCCACCCGATGTACAGTGATGTACATCAATTTATGGTGTTCCCGCAGTGGCGCCCACCGGCGCGGCCGGGACCCGACACCGGAGGACCCATGAGATCCCGTACCTCCCGAACCGTCTGGCTGGCCGCCCTGGCCGTGGTGGCCGTGACGACCGTCTCCGCGTCGCCGGTCATCGCCCTGGCACCGGATTCGGATGCCGACCCGGTGCGGGCCGCCGTCGCGGCCCCGGACATTCCGCTGGCCAACGTGACGGGCCACCTGACGCAGCTCCAGACGATCGCCAACGCCAACGGCGGCAACCGGGCGCACGGCCGCCCCGGCTACCTCGCCTCGGTCAACTACGCGAAGGCGCAGCTCGACGCCGTCGGCTACAGCACGGCTGTGCAGTCGTTCACCTACAACGGCGCCACCGGCTACAACCTCATCGCCGACTGGCCGGCCGGAGACCCGGACACCGTGCTGATGACCGGGGCGCACCTGGACAGCGTCACCGCCGGGGCGGGCATCAACGACAACGGCTCGGGCTCGGCGGCCATCCTGGAGGTGGCGCTCGCCGTGCCCCGCAGTGGATTCACCCCCGACAAACGCCTGCGGTTCGCCTGGTGGGGCGCGGAGGAGCTGGGTCTGCGCGGGTCGCGGTACTACGTCGACACGTTGCCGACGGCAGAGCGCACGAAGATCAAGCAGTACCTCAACTTCGACATGGTCGGCTCACCGAACGCCGGCTACTTCGTCTACGACGGGGACAACTCCGATGGTGTGGGCGCCGGCCCCGGCCCCGCCGGCTCGGCGCAGATCGAGCAGACCATCCAGGCCTACTTCACCTCGATCGGCGTGCCGACCCAGGGCACCGACTTCGACGGTCGCAGCGACTACGGGCCGTTCATCGCGGTCGGCATCCCGGCCGGCGGGACCTTCACCGGCGCGGAGGGCATCAAGTCGAGCGCCCAGGCGTCGCTCTGGGGCGGTACGGCGGGGCGGGCCTTCGACGCCTGTTACCACCGGTCCTGCGACACCATCACCAACATCAACGACACCGCGTTGGACCGCAACGCCGACGCGATCGCGTACACGGTGTGGGCCCTGGCCCAGGCGGCGACCCCGCCGGGCAACACGGTCTGGAGCGACACCTTCGAATCGGCCACCGGCTGGACGACGAACCCGGCCGGCACCGACACCGCCACCACCGGTGCCTGGGAGCGCGGCGACCCCGACAGCACCAGCAGCTCCGGGGTGACCACCCAACTCGGCAGCACGGTGAGCGGCAGCTTCGACCTGGTCACCGGCGCGTCCGCCGGCAGCAGCGTCGGGACCTACGACATCGACGGCGGCGTCACCACGGTCGAGTCCCCGGCGATCACCCTGCCGTCGACCGGCACGTTGACCCTCTCGTTCTCCTGGTATCTCGCCCACCTGAGAAACGCCAGCAGTGCCGACTACCTCCGGGTCCGCGTGGTGGCCAGCGGCACGGTCACGGCGCTGAGCGCGACGGGTGCGGCGAACAACCGGGCGGCGGCCTGGCAGACGGCCAGCGCGGACATCTCGGCCCTGCGGGGACAGACGGTCCGCATCGTCATCGACGCGGCGGACGCCAGCAGCCCCAGCCTGGTCGAGGCGGCCGTCGACGACGTGAAAATCACCCAGAGCTGACCGCGGCCGGAGAGCCTCGGCCCGGCGGGGCCCTTCGGTCACCTTTCAGCGAACCCAAAGCCAGTGCCGATAAGATAAGCGGCATGATCGACTCGTCTGCCCAGGAGGGCAGCAGTAGCGAGCCGGGTCCTGCCCGGCATCCCCTGACCCAGACGCGCCCGGGAGCCCTGAGCCGCCCGTGTTGATCGTCGTCGGTCTTCTTCTCATCATCGTGCTCACCGCCGCGACCGGCTACTTCGTGGCCCAGGAGTTCGGCTATGTCGCCGTCGACCGAGGCAAGCTGAAACAGCGGGCCGACGACGGCGACAAGACCGCCGCCCGGGCTCTGGCGGTGACCAGCCGGTTGTCGTTCATGCTCTCCGGCGCCCAACTCGGCATCACGGTCACCGCGCTGCTGGTCGGTTACGTCGCCGAGCCGTACCTTGGCGCAGGCCTGGCCGCGTTGCTCGGTCAGGCCGGGGTGTCGACAGCCATCAGCCGGCCCCTGTCGGTCGCGCTGGCGCTGGTCATCGCCACCATCGTGCAGATGGTGCTCGGCGAACTGGCCCCGAAGAACCTCGCGATAGCCCGCGCCGAACCCCTCGCCCGGGCGCTCGCCACCTCCACTCTCGCCTACCTCAAGGTGGCCGGCCCGGCCATCACCCTCTTCGACCGGGCCGCCGTCCGGCTGCTCCGCCGGGCCGGCATCGAGCCGATCGAGGAACTGCCCAGCGGTGCCACCCCCGAGGACCTGGAAAAGATCATCGCCGAGTCCCGCGAGGGGGGGCACCTGACCGCCGAGATGTCCACCCTGCTCGACCGGGGGCTGGATTTCCGCCAGCTCACCGCCGGCGAGGCCATGGTCCCCCGGGTCGACGTACACACCGTCCGCGCACACGAACCGGTCAGCCGAGTCGTCGAGCTGTTGGAGACGGGTCGCTCCCGTTTCCCGGTCCGGGGCGCGGAGGGCGTGGACGACGTGATCGGCGTGATCGGCATCGCCGACGTGCTCGGCGTGCCACTCGAACGCCGAGCCACCACCCCGGTCAGCGCGGTGGCCGTGCCTCCGCTGCTGGTGCCGGAGACCCTGCCGCTGCCGACGGTGCTGGACCGGCTCCGGTCCGGGCACCGGCAGCTCGCCTGCGTGGTCGACGAGTACGGCGGCTTCGCCGGAGTGATCACCCTGGAGGACATCGCCGAGGAACTGGTCGGCCCGATCCTGGACGAGGACGATCCACCGGAGCGGACCCCGACCCGGCAGGACGACGGCTCGTGGGTGGTCCCCGCCCGCTGGCGTATCGACGAGGTCGCCGACAGCACCGGCATCGCACTGCCCGAGGCCCCGGAGTACGACACCCTCTCCGGCCTGGTGATGCGGGAACTGGGCCGGGTACCCGAGGTCGGCGACCGGCTGGAGGTCCCGCTCCCGGTGGACGGCGAGGAGACCGCCGCCGGCTCCCGCGCCCTGGTCGAGGTGCTCGCCGTCGACCGGCACGTCGCCGACTCGGTCCGGCTGCACCTGCTGGAGCCGGGCGGCCGGCAGGAGGTGACGGCGTGAGCCCCGGCATCGCACTCGTCACCTCGGTGGTCCTGCTCGCACTCAACGGCTTCTTCGTCGCCGCCGAGTTCGCCCTCGTGGCGAGCAAGCGGTACCGGCTGGAACAGGCCGCCGTCGGCGGTAGCCGGGCGGCCCGGGCGGCGCTCGACGGCGTGCGGGAGCTGTCGCTGATGCTCGCCGGCGCGCAGCTCGGCATCACCCTGTGCACGCTGGGCCTCGGCGCGCTCGCCGAACCGGCGATCGAGCACCTGGTCAGCCCGTTGCTGCACGCCGTCGGACTGCCGGCGGCCGCCAGCCACGTGATCGCGTTGATCTTCGCGCTCAGCCTGGTGACGTTCCTGCACCTGGTGGTCGGCGAGATGGCGCCGAAATCGTGGGCCATCACCGACGCCGAGCGCTCGGCCACGCTGCTGGCGCTGCCGTTCCGGGCCTTCGCCTGGGTGGCCCGACCGGTGCTGTCGGTGCTGAACTCGCTGGCCAACGGCGTCCTGCGGTTGGTCAAGGTCAACCCGCAGGACCAGCTCGCCCAGGTGCACGGCCCGGACGAGCTGCGCATCCTGCTTGAGCAGTCCCGCGAACACGGACTCCTCGGGGCCGAGCAGCACGAGTTGCTGACCAGCATGCTCGAGTTGCAGGGCACGACGGTGGCCCAGATCATGGAACCGTTCGACCGGATGGTCACCGTGCGCCGTGGGGACGACGCCGGCCGCGTCGAGCAGGTCAGCCGGGACAGCGGGCGCTCCCGGCTCGCCGTCCTGAACGAGGCCGGGGACGTGTGTGGCCTGGTCCATGTCCGGGAGGCGGTCCGGGCCACCGCGACCCGTCCGACCGCGACGGCCGGCGAGCTGATGAGCACGGCCTTCACCCTGCCCGCCTCCGCCACGGTGACCGAGGCGGTAGCGGCGATGCGGGCTCGGCAGTCGCAGCTGGCGTTGGTCCGCAACGGCGGCGGGCCGGCCCGCCCGATCGGTTTCGTCGCGCTGGAGGATCTGCTCGAGGAGGTCATCGGCGAGTTCGACGACGAGACCGACCCGGTTCCGCGCGGGCGACGGTTGCGGTGAGCCGCGCCGGGTAAGCGGACGCCGTGTGGCTGACCGGGGTGTCGCCGGAATCGGGCTGGACGGGACTGACGGTCCGGACCTCGCTGGCCAACCCGAGCACCCGCCCCGGGCTGCGGCTGCCGGGGCGGGTGACGGTCAGTGCCGGCTCGACCGACGTGCCTGTCCGGCACGTCCGGCTCGGCCTGGTCGCCACGGCAGAGCCGGAGGACCCGGACGCGGCCCGCCGCCTGGTGCAGTTCCACCAGGCGGCGGTGGCCGGCGGGTTCGTGCTGCGCGCAGGGCGGGCCCGGAGCATTCCGTTCGAGTTCCCGATGCCGTGGGAGACCCCGGTGACGATCTTCGGCGGGGTGCCGCTGCTCAGCCTCCGAACGGGGCTGCGGACCGAGGTGGCGATCGAGCCGCAGGTCGACCAGGGCGCGATGGTGCCGGTCTTCGTGCACCCGCTGCCCACCCAGGCGTACATCCTGGCCGCCCTGGCCACGCTCGGCTTCAGCATGCGCCAGGCCGGGCTGGTCGACAGCCGGCTTCCCGGCGTCGAGCAGACCCTGCCGCTGCACCAGCGACTGGGCTACTGGGCCGCGCCGCTGTACGCCGGCCCGATCACCGAACTCGAGGTGACCTTCGTGGCGAACGCCGCCGGCCTGGAGGTGCTTTTCTGGTGCGATCGGCGGTTGGCCCTGGCCGGGATCACGCACCAGAGCATCAGCCGATTCCGGATCTGGCACGTCGGGGCGGACCGGCGTGACTGGTTGGCGACGGTGGACGGTTGGCTGCGGGAGGCGATCAACCGGCATGCCGCCGCCGCGGCTCCCGCCGACTGGTCGGCGGCCATCACGGAGTCCGCCCACGTGAGCCGGCCCCCGGACGAACCGGTCCGTCCGGGATTCGGACTGGGCGGTACGGCCGGCGGTGCCGGTATCGGCGGTGGTGGCGGTGGCGGCGACGGCACCTGACCCGGGTCAGCCGCAGGCGGCGGCAACGGCACCTGTTGGCCCGCCTCGCCGGGTCAGCCGCTGGCGGTGGCGAGCTTGACGCTGAAGCCGAGGAAGAGGGCGCCGACGCCGGTGGTCGCGCCCGCGGCGAGGCGGCGGCGCTGGCGGAACTGGGCGGCCAGGAAGGTGCCGGCGAAGATCAGCGCGGTCAGGTAGAGCGCGCTGGTCACCTGCGCGATCAGCCCGAGCAGCAGGAACGACAGCGCCGGCCACCGGTATCCCGGGTCGACGAACTGGATGAAGAACGAGACGAAGAACAGGATCGCCTTCGGGTTGAGCAGGCTGATCAAAAGCGCCTTGCGGAACGGGCTGCGCATCTCCGCCGGGTCCGCGGCATCGATGAGGCGCGGTGCGGCGGGGTCGTTGCGCGTCCGCCAGCGCCGCCAGGCCCCGCGCAGCATGTTCAACCCGACATAGCCGAGGTACGCGGCGCCCGCGTACTTGACCAGCAGGAAGAGCGGCGGGTACGCCTTCAACAGCGACGCCACCCCGGCGGCGGAGAGGAACATCAGCACACCGTCGCCGAGGAACACTCCAGCCGCCGCCCGGTAGCCCGTCCCCACACCCCGCCGTGCGGCGGTGGAGAGCACGAAGAGCGAGTTGGGCCCGGGCAGCAGAATGATCGCCACGGTGCCCAACACGTATGTCCAGATGTCGGTGATGCCCAGCACGCCGGACATCATGACGCCGCCGGCGCCGCCCGGCGAAGCATTTCCCGCAGCCTGGCCTGTGCGTTCGGCCACTGATCGACGATCATCGCGTACTGCACGGTGTCGCGCCACGAACCGTCCGCGCGCTGGCGGTGCATCCGCAGTGTGCCCTCGCGGGTCGCGCCGAGACGTTCGATGGCCCGCTGCGAGCGCTCGTTGCGGATGTCGGTGTGCCACACCACCCGGACCGCGCCCAGTGTCTCGAAGGCGCGGGTCAACAGGAGCAGCTTCGCCTCGGTGTTGACGCCGGTGCGCCACCACGGCCGGCCGAGCCAGGTGTACCCGATCTTGACCGACCGTCGCTCCGGGTCGACCTCGTAGTACGACGTCGTGCCGACCACCGCTCCCGTCGTCGCGCAGCGCTGCACCCACGGCACCCGCTCGCCCTGCTCGTGCGCGGTCAGATAGGCGCGCACCACCGACCCCATCTCCCCGGCGTCCGTTGGCTGAGGAGCGCCCAGGTGCCGCCAGACCTCCGGGTCGGCGGTCGCGGCGTGCAGCTCCCCGGCGTGGGCGAGAGCCAGCGGCTCCAACACCACGTGTTCGCCGCGCAGCACCACCGGCTCGTGCCACGTCGACCGCGCCGGTCGCAGGTAGGCCGGCACCGGCGCGGTGACTCCGACGTCCGGCTCGGGCGTGCCGGCGGTCAGCCGCAGCGGCACCACCCCCGCCCAGTGCGGCAGATCGAGGTCGGTGGGCTCGTCGCGGGACCGGACCGACACCTCGCGTAGCGGCAACGCCAGGACGGCGGTCTCGGCCAGCTCGCGGCGGGTCGGCGGGCGGCTCTCCGCGCTCCGTCCCTGACCCGCCTTCTCCACCAGCGCGGTCAGCACCCGGGCCTTCTCCTCGGCCGCGGTGACCAGGTGGGCGGTGCCGTGCGCCACCACCGACCGGTAGTTGGCGCTGTGGTGGAACTGGGAGCGGCCGTATACCAGGCCGTCGAGCAGCGTCACCGCAACGCACGCCGGCAGGCCCTCGCCGCGGGCCGTGAGCAGCGGTCGGCTACCGGTCGAGCCGTGCAGGTAGAGCGTGTCCCCGAGGCGGACGTGCAGGGTCGGCAGCACCCGTGGCTCCCCGTCGACGACGAAGCCGAGCACGCAGTCGTACGCCTCGTCCAGCACGGTGTGTGCGGCTGCCCGGTCGTAGCTCATCTGGTCCCGTGAGCGGGTGGCGGTGGTGCGCGGGGTGGGAGCGTACATGTGACAACCCGCCTTCGTGCTAGTACAATCCTTCGACCGTGGCAGTACGTTATCAGATCACCGGCGCCACGGCGGTCGCGATTTCGGCCAGCGTGGAATCCGGCATCCGGTCGGGAGACCTCGCGGCCGGGGCCGTGCTGCCCACGGTCCGGGCGCTCGCCGCCGAGCTGGCGGTCAGCCCGGCCACCGTCGCCCGGGCGTACCGGGAGCTGCGCCAGCGCGGCCTGGTGGTGACCGCCGGCCGGCACGGCACCCGCGTCCGGCCCCGCCCTCCGGTGGTCGGCGGCCGGTCGGCCCTGATGCCGGCGCCCGCCCCAGGGGTCCGCGACCTCGCGTCGGGCCAACCCGACCCCCGGCTGCTGCCGCCGCTCGGCCCGCACCTGGCCGCGCTCGCCGGGCACCTCGGCCCACCCTCCGGATACGTGAGCAGCGCCGTCCTGCCCGCGCTCGCCGAGGCGGCCCGGGCGCGGCTGACCGCGGACGGCGTGCCGGTCGAGGAGGTCACCGTCACCGGCGGGGCGCTCGACGGCATCGAGCGGCTGCTCGGCGCATACCTGCGGCCCGGCGACGCCGTCGCCGTGGAGGATCCGGGCTGGGCCAACCTGCTCGATCTGGTTGCCGCGCTCGGGCTGCGGCCGATCGGGGTGCCGGTCGACGACGACGGGCCCACCGAGGCAGGTGTCGACGCGGCGCTCGCCCTCGGTGCCCGGGCGCTCGTCGTCACCACCCGCGCGCAGAATCCGACCGGCGCGGCGGTCTCCGCCCAGCGGGCCGGGCGGCTGCGGGTGCTCCTCGCCGGCCGGTCCGACCTGCTGCTGATCGAGGACGACCACGCCGCCGAGCTGGCCCGTGTCCCGCTGCACCCGCTCGCCGGCGTGACCCCGAGCTGGGCCTTCGTCCGCTCGGCCAGCAAGCCGTACGGGCCGGACCTACGGCTGGCCGTGCTGGCCGGCGACGAGGCGACGGTGGCCCGGGTGGCCGGTCGGCTGCGGGCCGGTGCCGGCTGGGTGTCCACCGTGCTGCAACGCCTGGTTCTCGACCTGTGGTCCGACCCGGCGGTGGCCGCGCTGGTGACCCAGGCCGGCGAGAGTTACGAACGCCGCCGCGCCGGACTGCTCGCCGAGTTGGCGGTTCGGGGCGTGCCGGCCCGAGGCCGCAGCGGGATCAACATCTGGCTGCCGGTGTCCGACGAGACCAGCGTGGTGACCGCCCTCCGGGACGCGGGTTGGGCGGTCGCACCCGGCGCGCTCCACCGGATCGGCGCCGAGCCGGCCGTCCGGCTCACCGTCAGCCCGCTCGACGCGGCCGACCTGGCGCCGCTCGCCGACGCCGTCGTCCGGGCTCTCCGCCCGCCCCCTCCCGCCGTCTTCTCCACGTGATCCCGACTCACCCGTTGCCGCCCACTCCCCGCCAACCGGGCACGTCCGACCGCCCCGACACGCCGCACGTTCGCGTTCTTCCGCACCCCGCTCCGCCGCCGGCCAAGATCCGCGCCGTCTTGGGGACGAGCGGCCCCAGCCGGGCCGGCGACAACAACGCCCGACAGGTGCGCGGATCTTGGCCGGTGACTGCGCGACGCGCCGGGTGGGTGGGGCCGCGCAGGTGATCCTGAGCGTCGCGGATCTGCTCTGGTTCCGGGACTGGTACGTCCTGGTCGTGAACGCCGACGGGAACGCCGTCACGTTCGGTCCGTTCGCCAGTGGGGCCGAGGCCACATCTCTCGGCGCCAGGTGGCAGGGCACACTACTCCCGGGCGATCCCTCGAAGTGGGGGGTCGTGAAGGTCAAGGGGCTCGGCGGCGCCGCCGGGGAACGCTCGGGCGGCGGCTTCGGCTTCTGTAGCAACGAGGGGTGCGGCCACCCCGCGTACGCACACAGCATGGCCGGCTCGTCGCGCGGCCACTGCGTCGTCTGCGGGCGACACGGGGCGTGCGGCAAGTACACGCAAGCGAAGGCCAAGGCGACGAACCTGTGGACTCTGGGCGCTGGTGCGGGGTCGCCCGCGCTGACGCGGAAAGAGTGAAGGCCCGGCTCCCGTGAATGGGGAGCCGGGCCTTTCGTGCTCGCCGCTGGGCGAACGCCAATCGGCCACCCCGGCCAGGGGTGGCCACTACTCAGCGGGAGGCAAGCGTCAGCTAGTCGACTTGGCGAAGCCGACGAACGCCCGCCACGCCGTCGGGCCGAACACCAGCGCCGGCCCGGTCCGGTCCTTCGAGTCCCGGACACCCACCACACCAGGCAGGTTGTCGGCAACCTCGACGCAGTTGCCGCCGCTTGTGCCGCTACGGGTGGACTTCCTCCACTGCGCGCCAGTTAGGTCCATTTGTTTGCTACTTCCTTTATCAACTCGAGGGACTGTCGCCGCGATAGCGCCTCGTTGCGGACGCTCTCCCACCGGTCGAAGAGTGTATCTAGGTCCGCCAGGCGGTTTACAACGTCGCCTCCGAGTTGGTTCTCCAAGTGCCCCACCCAACTGCCGTCTGGCATGCGGGCCAGCGACAGGGGACCGGACAGGCCAGCGTGAAGACCGACGTCCGTCGGGATGACGTGAACACTGACGTTCGGTAGATCCGCGCAGGCTACAAGGTGCAGCAACTGCTCGCTCATCAGTTTTTTGGAGCCCTCGCCAGCGCGCCGGATCGCGCCTTCGTCCATGACCACGACGACCTGGGGCGGATTCTCGCGTGAGAAGATCGCCTGCCGCTCGATGCGTCCCGCTACGCGGCGGTCCACCTCATCATCCGTCAACTTCGGGTCAAGCCGCAGCACAGCGCGAGCGTACGCCTCGGTTTGCAACAGCCCGGGGATCAGGTTCGGCTCGAAGTAGCGGAGTTGCGTCGCGGTGCGCTCCGCGTCCAGCCAAGGCAGGAACCACGACGGTGCGCCCAGCTTCTCCACCATGCGCTCGAACATGCCGCCGTTGCTGAGGCCCCGGTCCGCGCCCCGGATGAAGTCCAGGGTGAGAGCGCGTGTGCCGCCTTCGACTGCACTTACGTGGGAAGCGCTGAAGCCGGCGGCGCGTCCGAATGCCTCCTGTGTCATGCCGGCCGCTCTGTCAAGCCCCGGGTTTGGTGGAGAGTTGGTTAGCTGGTTTCCAGGGGTGCGGTGACCGGGTGGGTCATCGCGTGTAGGGCCTCGTGTTCGGCGGGTGGGGTGTGTCCGAGTTCGCCGTGCAGCCGGCGGTTGTTGTACCAGTCGATGTACTCGACGGTGGCCATCTCCAGGTCGTCGAGCCCGCGCCACGGACCTCGGTTGCGGACGAGTTCGGCCTTGTACAGGGAGTTGAACGCCTCGGCCATCGCGTTGTCGTACGAGTCGCCCTTGGACCCGACCGAGGCGACGGCGCCGGCCTCGGCGAGTCGTTGGCTGTAGCGAATCGCTCGATACTGGACTCCCCGGTCCGAGTGATGCACAAGTCCGCCCAGTTCAGCGCCCTGATGCTCGCGCCGCCAGATCGCCATCTTCAACGCGTCCAACGCGAGGTCGGTGTAGAGCGACGTGGATACCTGCCAGCCGACGATCATGCGCGAGTACACGTCGAGGACGAACGCGGCGTACGCCCAGCCCACGGCCGTGCGCACGTAGGTCAGGTCGGCGACCCACAGCTGGTTCGGCCGCACGGCGGTGAAGTCGCGTTTGACCAGGTCACGAGGCCGACCGGTCTCGGCTGCGGGCCGGGTCGTGCGCGGCGACTTGTCACGCAGCAACCCGCGCAGCCCGGCGGCGCGCATCAGCCGCTCGACCGTGCACCG
The sequence above is a segment of the Micromonospora sp. WMMA1363 genome. Coding sequences within it:
- a CDS encoding Na+/H+ antiporter subunit E; the encoded protein is MTGDPRSADRPRGRVRHWRDQLITCGWLTLVWNLLWGEFSWGNLLGGLLVAAVVLVFFPLPPVTFGGRVRPGALLAFVLRFVAELVTASLHIARIAVQPGYLPRAAILAVRLRVRTDLNLALTAEAVSMVPGTLVLEVDRERGVLYVHVLDVRTPRDLAAGRRQVLTVERRIVRAVGSAAELRQLDQPVEEER
- a CDS encoding monovalent cation/H+ antiporter complex subunit F translates to MTVVLAVVLTVLFSVTALAALIRLYRGPSLLDRVVAADVLLATMVGAVAAEAAVNRHAATLPVLVVLALLGFVGTVSLVRFAVRGDR
- the mnhG gene encoding monovalent cation/H(+) antiporter subunit G; this translates as MATVADWLAAVFLVAGALLGLAAGIGVLRFPDVLDRMHAATKPQTLGVLLLLTGLVLRLRSPAALGVIVLVGLFQLATAPVAAQMIGRAAYRSNRFDRTLLDADELAGRAPHQRLR
- a CDS encoding M20/M25/M40 family metallo-hydrolase, whose amino-acid sequence is MRSRTSRTVWLAALAVVAVTTVSASPVIALAPDSDADPVRAAVAAPDIPLANVTGHLTQLQTIANANGGNRAHGRPGYLASVNYAKAQLDAVGYSTAVQSFTYNGATGYNLIADWPAGDPDTVLMTGAHLDSVTAGAGINDNGSGSAAILEVALAVPRSGFTPDKRLRFAWWGAEELGLRGSRYYVDTLPTAERTKIKQYLNFDMVGSPNAGYFVYDGDNSDGVGAGPGPAGSAQIEQTIQAYFTSIGVPTQGTDFDGRSDYGPFIAVGIPAGGTFTGAEGIKSSAQASLWGGTAGRAFDACYHRSCDTITNINDTALDRNADAIAYTVWALAQAATPPGNTVWSDTFESATGWTTNPAGTDTATTGAWERGDPDSTSSSGVTTQLGSTVSGSFDLVTGASAGSSVGTYDIDGGVTTVESPAITLPSTGTLTLSFSWYLAHLRNASSADYLRVRVVASGTVTALSATGAANNRAAAWQTASADISALRGQTVRIVIDAADASSPSLVEAAVDDVKITQS
- a CDS encoding hemolysin family protein, whose translation is MLIVVGLLLIIVLTAATGYFVAQEFGYVAVDRGKLKQRADDGDKTAARALAVTSRLSFMLSGAQLGITVTALLVGYVAEPYLGAGLAALLGQAGVSTAISRPLSVALALVIATIVQMVLGELAPKNLAIARAEPLARALATSTLAYLKVAGPAITLFDRAAVRLLRRAGIEPIEELPSGATPEDLEKIIAESREGGHLTAEMSTLLDRGLDFRQLTAGEAMVPRVDVHTVRAHEPVSRVVELLETGRSRFPVRGAEGVDDVIGVIGIADVLGVPLERRATTPVSAVAVPPLLVPETLPLPTVLDRLRSGHRQLACVVDEYGGFAGVITLEDIAEELVGPILDEDDPPERTPTRQDDGSWVVPARWRIDEVADSTGIALPEAPEYDTLSGLVMRELGRVPEVGDRLEVPLPVDGEETAAGSRALVEVLAVDRHVADSVRLHLLEPGGRQEVTA
- a CDS encoding hemolysin family protein, encoding MSPGIALVTSVVLLALNGFFVAAEFALVASKRYRLEQAAVGGSRAARAALDGVRELSLMLAGAQLGITLCTLGLGALAEPAIEHLVSPLLHAVGLPAAASHVIALIFALSLVTFLHLVVGEMAPKSWAITDAERSATLLALPFRAFAWVARPVLSVLNSLANGVLRLVKVNPQDQLAQVHGPDELRILLEQSREHGLLGAEQHELLTSMLELQGTTVAQIMEPFDRMVTVRRGDDAGRVEQVSRDSGRSRLAVLNEAGDVCGLVHVREAVRATATRPTATAGELMSTAFTLPASATVTEAVAAMRARQSQLALVRNGGGPARPIGFVALEDLLEEVIGEFDDETDPVPRGRRLR
- a CDS encoding sporulation protein; translated protein: MWLTGVSPESGWTGLTVRTSLANPSTRPGLRLPGRVTVSAGSTDVPVRHVRLGLVATAEPEDPDAARRLVQFHQAAVAGGFVLRAGRARSIPFEFPMPWETPVTIFGGVPLLSLRTGLRTEVAIEPQVDQGAMVPVFVHPLPTQAYILAALATLGFSMRQAGLVDSRLPGVEQTLPLHQRLGYWAAPLYAGPITELEVTFVANAAGLEVLFWCDRRLALAGITHQSISRFRIWHVGADRRDWLATVDGWLREAINRHAAAAAPADWSAAITESAHVSRPPDEPVRPGFGLGGTAGGAGIGGGGGGGDGT
- the leuE gene encoding leucine efflux protein LeuE, which gives rise to MMSGVLGITDIWTYVLGTVAIILLPGPNSLFVLSTAARRGVGTGYRAAAGVFLGDGVLMFLSAAGVASLLKAYPPLFLLVKYAGAAYLGYVGLNMLRGAWRRWRTRNDPAAPRLIDAADPAEMRSPFRKALLISLLNPKAILFFVSFFIQFVDPGYRWPALSFLLLGLIAQVTSALYLTALIFAGTFLAAQFRQRRRLAAGATTGVGALFLGFSVKLATASG
- a CDS encoding bifunctional pyridoxamine 5'-phosphate oxidase family protein/GNAT family N-acetyltransferase, encoding MYAPTPRTTATRSRDQMSYDRAAAHTVLDEAYDCVLGFVVDGEPRVLPTLHVRLGDTLYLHGSTGSRPLLTARGEGLPACVAVTLLDGLVYGRSQFHHSANYRSVVAHGTAHLVTAAEEKARVLTALVEKAGQGRSAESRPPTRRELAETAVLALPLREVSVRSRDEPTDLDLPHWAGVVPLRLTAGTPEPDVGVTAPVPAYLRPARSTWHEPVVLRGEHVVLEPLALAHAGELHAATADPEVWRHLGAPQPTDAGEMGSVVRAYLTAHEQGERVPWVQRCATTGAVVGTTSYYEVDPERRSVKIGYTWLGRPWWRTGVNTEAKLLLLTRAFETLGAVRVVWHTDIRNERSQRAIERLGATREGTLRMHRQRADGSWRDTVQYAMIVDQWPNAQARLREMLRRAAPAAS